One region of Clostridiales bacterium genomic DNA includes:
- the tyrS gene encoding tyrosine--tRNA ligase: MTLYDELIARGLIAQVTNEEEIKNMINNGKATFYIGFDCTADSLHVGHFMALCLMKRLQMAGNKPIALIGDGTTLIGDPSGRTDMRQMLTEETIKHNAECFKRQMERFIDFSDGKALMLYNSEWLKPLNYIELLREVGACFSVNNMLRAECYKQRMEKGLSFLEFNYMIMQSYDFYYMFQHYGCNMQFGGNDQWSNMLGGTELIRRKLGKDAHAMTITLLLNSEGKKMGKTAKGAVWLDPNKTTPFEFYQYWRNVDDADVLKCIRMLTFLPLEEIDKMDSWQGEQLNKAKEILAYELTKMVHGEAEADQAQAAAKAVFGGSGEGVPTVEITKEDGNDILSLLVKSGLCASKSDARRNVQQGGVTANDSKVTDIAKTFTEAELRDGVVLKRGKKNFRKMLLK, from the coding sequence ATGACACTGTATGATGAACTGATCGCCCGCGGCCTGATCGCGCAGGTGACCAACGAGGAAGAGATTAAAAACATGATCAACAACGGCAAAGCCACGTTCTACATTGGCTTTGACTGCACGGCGGACTCGCTGCATGTCGGTCACTTCATGGCGCTGTGCCTGATGAAGCGTCTGCAGATGGCCGGGAATAAGCCCATCGCCCTCATCGGCGACGGTACGACGCTCATCGGCGACCCCTCCGGCCGCACCGATATGCGCCAGATGCTTACTGAGGAGACCATCAAACACAATGCCGAGTGCTTCAAGCGTCAGATGGAGCGCTTCATCGACTTCTCGGACGGCAAGGCGCTCATGCTCTACAATTCCGAGTGGCTCAAGCCGCTCAACTACATTGAGCTCCTGCGCGAGGTCGGAGCATGCTTCTCTGTGAACAACATGCTGCGTGCTGAGTGCTACAAGCAGCGCATGGAAAAGGGCCTGAGCTTCCTGGAGTTCAACTACATGATCATGCAGAGCTACGACTTCTACTATATGTTCCAGCACTACGGCTGCAACATGCAGTTCGGCGGCAACGACCAGTGGTCGAACATGCTCGGCGGCACGGAGCTCATCCGTCGTAAGCTCGGCAAAGATGCACACGCTATGACGATTACGCTCCTGCTCAATTCCGAGGGCAAAAAGATGGGCAAGACCGCCAAGGGCGCCGTCTGGCTCGACCCGAATAAGACCACGCCCTTTGAGTTCTACCAGTACTGGCGCAACGTTGACGATGCCGATGTGCTCAAGTGCATCCGTATGCTGACATTCCTGCCGCTCGAGGAGATCGACAAGATGGACAGCTGGCAGGGTGAGCAGCTCAACAAAGCCAAGGAGATCCTTGCCTACGAGCTCACGAAGATGGTACACGGCGAGGCGGAGGCCGATCAGGCGCAGGCAGCTGCCAAGGCAGTGTTCGGCGGCTCCGGCGAGGGCGTGCCGACGGTGGAGATCACGAAAGAAGACGGCAATGACATCCTCAGCCTGCTCGTCAAGAGCGGTCTGTGTGCATCTAAGTCCGATGCGCGCCGCAATGTGCAGCAGGGCGGCGTGACTGCTAACGACAGCAAGGTCACCGATATTGCCAAGACCTTTACCGAGGCAGAGCTGAGGGACGGCGTTGTGCTCAAACGCGGCAAGAAGAATTTCCGTAAGATGCTGCTGAAGTAA
- a CDS encoding DUF6110 family protein, with translation MSMEKLGAFVGGALFATVGAKILASKDAQKVYVYTTAAALREKDDVMAVVTNVKEIAGDVLAGAKAFNEKRAAEQAEVIEDTAEKAE, from the coding sequence ATGAGCATGGAAAAATTGGGAGCATTTGTTGGCGGCGCGCTGTTTGCAACAGTCGGGGCAAAGATTCTTGCAAGTAAAGATGCCCAGAAGGTATACGTTTATACGACGGCAGCGGCCCTGCGCGAAAAGGATGATGTCATGGCGGTTGTAACGAACGTCAAGGAGATCGCGGGTGACGTTCTGGCCGGTGCCAAGGCGTTCAATGAAAAGCGCGCGGCCGAACAGGCCGAGGTCATTGAGGATACGGCGGAGAAGGCTGAGTAA
- a CDS encoding TlyA family RNA methyltransferase, producing the protein MKKVRLDQLVFDQGLSESRERAKAIIMSGVVYVNGQRADKPGAQVAPDAKIEVRGNTLPYVSRGGFKLEKALKVFPIDPTGLTCIDCGASTGGFTDVLLQNGAAKVYAVDVGYGQLAWSLRNDPRVISMERTNVRYITAEQIPEPLDLAVMDLSFISVKLILPAVCPLLKDDAAVVCLIKPQFEAGREEVGKKGVVRDPKVHLEVLESFLDFVPGTGFTVMGLDYSPIKGPEGNIEYLGYLRKGTHPAPELDPAAIVEQSHSALAHGKESGI; encoded by the coding sequence ATGAAGAAGGTACGACTCGACCAGCTCGTCTTTGATCAGGGCCTGAGCGAGAGCCGCGAGCGCGCGAAGGCGATCATTATGAGCGGCGTTGTCTATGTCAACGGCCAGCGCGCGGACAAGCCCGGCGCGCAGGTCGCGCCCGATGCGAAGATCGAGGTGCGCGGCAACACGCTGCCCTATGTCAGCCGCGGCGGTTTTAAATTGGAAAAAGCGCTCAAAGTGTTTCCGATCGATCCCACCGGCCTGACGTGTATCGACTGCGGTGCCTCGACCGGCGGATTTACGGATGTGCTGCTGCAAAACGGTGCGGCAAAGGTCTACGCCGTCGATGTCGGCTACGGCCAGCTGGCGTGGAGCCTGCGCAACGATCCGCGCGTGATCTCCATGGAGCGCACGAACGTGCGCTATATCACAGCCGAGCAGATCCCGGAACCGCTGGATCTCGCGGTCATGGATCTGTCATTCATCTCCGTGAAGCTCATTCTGCCGGCGGTCTGTCCACTGCTGAAGGACGATGCTGCGGTCGTCTGTCTCATCAAGCCGCAGTTTGAAGCCGGGCGTGAAGAGGTCGGCAAAAAAGGCGTTGTCCGTGACCCGAAGGTGCATCTGGAGGTGCTCGAGAGCTTTCTGGACTTTGTGCCCGGCACGGGCTTTACCGTCATGGGGCTGGACTATTCGCCCATCAAAGGGCCGGAGGGCAACATTGAGTACCTTGGCTACCTGCGCAAGGGAACACATCCCGCGCCGGAGCTCGATCCGGCGGCCATTGTGGAGCAGTCGCACAGTGCGCTGGCCCACGGAAAAGAGAGCGGCATATGA
- a CDS encoding heavy metal translocating P-type ATPase, which translates to MKCTILHETRGRMRVHTMQGAMSLQQADILEAYLNRVSGVTKATVYDRTGDAVICYDGPRETVTKALSSFAYAKEQALAPEHSSRALNRDFEDKLVASLCWRGIKQLFVPSSVRTLITVARSVPYIKAGMTCLMHRKIQVPVLDATAITVSMLRKDFKTASSIMFLLGIGDILDEWTHKKSVADLAQTMSLNVDKVWKETDAGSVLVPVADVQVGDRIVIHTGNVIPLDGKVVSGEAMVNQASITGEPLAVRKAEGGYVYAGTVVEEGDCTICVEKSAGSGRYDRIIRMIEESEKLKSATEDHASHLADQLVPYSLGATALVWLLTGNMTKALAVLMVDFSCALKLSMPIAVLSAMKEASDYHLSVKGGRFLEAVSDASTIVFDKTGTLTRAEPKVAQIVTFGGNDEADMLRLAACLEEHYPHSMAKAVVAEAARRGLRHEERHSCVEYLVAHGISSSVDGQKVVIGSHHFVFEDEHCVIPAGEQAKFDALPDTYSHLYLAVSGVLAAVICIEDPLRPEAADVIRGLRELGVTKLVMMTGDNEKTARAVAEAVGVDAYFAEVLPEDKAAFIQAEHAAGRKVIMLGDGVNDSPALSEADAGVAISDGAAIAREVADITVGADDLYALLTLKRLSDALMERIHSNYRKIISFNFLLICLGVAGVLPPATSALLHNASTLVISLKSMTKLLA; encoded by the coding sequence ATGAAATGCACAATCCTGCATGAAACCCGGGGCCGTATGCGCGTGCATACAATGCAGGGTGCCATGTCGCTGCAGCAGGCGGACATTCTGGAGGCATACCTGAATCGGGTCTCCGGCGTCACAAAAGCGACAGTCTATGACCGCACCGGCGACGCCGTGATCTGCTACGACGGGCCGCGGGAAACGGTTACAAAGGCGCTCTCGTCCTTTGCCTATGCCAAGGAGCAGGCGCTCGCGCCGGAGCACAGCAGCCGCGCCCTGAATCGTGATTTTGAGGACAAGCTTGTCGCATCGCTGTGCTGGCGCGGCATCAAGCAGCTGTTCGTTCCGAGCTCGGTGCGCACGCTGATCACGGTCGCGCGTTCCGTGCCGTATATCAAGGCCGGTATGACGTGCCTGATGCACAGGAAGATCCAGGTGCCGGTGCTGGACGCAACGGCGATCACCGTTTCGATGCTGCGCAAGGACTTCAAGACGGCAAGCTCGATCATGTTCCTGCTGGGCATTGGCGACATTCTCGACGAGTGGACGCACAAGAAGTCCGTTGCCGATCTCGCACAGACCATGTCCCTGAATGTGGACAAGGTCTGGAAAGAGACAGACGCCGGCTCCGTACTTGTGCCGGTGGCAGACGTTCAGGTCGGCGACCGGATCGTGATCCATACCGGCAACGTGATCCCGCTTGACGGCAAGGTCGTTTCCGGCGAGGCGATGGTCAATCAGGCTTCCATCACGGGCGAGCCGCTGGCCGTCCGCAAAGCGGAGGGCGGCTATGTCTACGCCGGTACCGTCGTCGAAGAGGGCGACTGCACCATCTGCGTGGAAAAGAGCGCCGGCAGCGGCCGCTACGACCGTATCATCCGCATGATCGAGGAGTCGGAAAAGCTCAAGTCCGCAACGGAGGATCACGCATCGCACCTTGCCGATCAGCTCGTTCCGTACAGTCTGGGTGCAACGGCGCTGGTCTGGCTCCTGACCGGGAACATGACCAAGGCGCTGGCCGTGCTGATGGTCGATTTCTCCTGCGCGCTCAAGCTCTCGATGCCGATCGCGGTGCTCTCTGCCATGAAGGAGGCCAGTGACTATCACCTGTCCGTCAAGGGCGGGCGGTTCCTTGAGGCCGTGTCCGATGCGAGCACGATCGTCTTCGATAAGACCGGCACGCTCACGCGCGCCGAGCCGAAAGTTGCACAGATCGTGACCTTCGGCGGCAATGATGAGGCGGACATGCTGCGTCTGGCTGCCTGCCTGGAGGAGCATTATCCGCACTCCATGGCCAAAGCGGTCGTCGCGGAGGCGGCGCGCCGCGGTCTGCGCCACGAGGAGCGTCATTCGTGCGTGGAGTATCTGGTCGCGCACGGCATTTCCAGCAGCGTCGACGGACAGAAGGTCGTCATCGGCAGCCACCACTTTGTCTTTGAGGATGAGCACTGCGTCATCCCGGCAGGGGAGCAGGCCAAATTCGATGCTCTTCCGGATACGTATTCGCACCTGTATCTTGCTGTTTCAGGTGTGCTGGCAGCGGTTATCTGCATCGAAGACCCGCTGCGGCCGGAAGCGGCCGATGTCATCCGTGGCCTGCGGGAGCTCGGCGTGACCAAGCTGGTCATGATGACCGGCGACAATGAAAAGACCGCCCGCGCGGTCGCGGAAGCGGTCGGTGTGGATGCCTATTTCGCCGAAGTCCTTCCCGAGGACAAGGCCGCCTTTATTCAGGCGGAGCACGCGGCCGGACGCAAGGTCATTATGCTTGGCGACGGGGTGAACGATTCCCCGGCGCTCTCCGAGGCCGATGCCGGCGTCGCCATCAGTGACGGCGCGGCCATCGCACGCGAAGTGGCCGATATTACAGTCGGCGCCGATGATCTGTACGCCCTGCTGACGCTCAAACGCCTGAGTGACGCACTCATGGAGCGCATTCACAGCAACTACCGCAAGATCATCAGCTTCAACTTCCTGCTGATCTGCCTGGGTGTGGCCGGTGTTCTGCCGCCTGCGACCTCTGCGCTGCTGCACAACGCCTCCACGCTGGTCATCAGCCTCAAGAGCATGACCAAGCTGTTGGCGTGA
- a CDS encoding polyprenyl synthetase family protein — protein MDYQTQYQEYKALADAALNTYFADTTVSYHRLLEAMHYSLTAGGKRLRPVLVLAFCAACGGDVRAALPVACAVEMVHTYSLIHDDLPCMDNDDLRRGKPTNHVVYGECTATLAGDALQAEAFHTILSTELPADVRAECARLLAEAAGENGICGGQQLDMEGEGKVLTKEELMDINDRKTSAMIHAACLMGVTCGGGNAQQRAAAAQYAKALGLAFQIRDDMLDVISTEAELGKPIGSDAREGKNTFMALYGLERCGAYVHELSEQAAAAVDSVFADSAFLQQLARSLADRKN, from the coding sequence ATGGATTATCAGACACAGTATCAGGAATACAAAGCGCTCGCCGATGCGGCGCTCAATACCTATTTTGCGGACACGACCGTGTCCTATCATCGTCTGCTGGAGGCGATGCACTATAGCCTGACCGCCGGCGGCAAACGCCTGCGTCCGGTGCTGGTGCTCGCGTTCTGCGCAGCCTGCGGTGGGGATGTGCGCGCGGCGCTGCCAGTTGCGTGTGCGGTCGAGATGGTGCATACTTATTCGCTCATCCACGACGATCTGCCGTGCATGGATAACGATGATCTGCGCCGCGGCAAGCCGACGAACCACGTGGTCTATGGCGAGTGCACGGCGACGCTGGCGGGCGACGCCCTGCAGGCGGAGGCATTCCACACGATCCTTTCGACGGAGCTGCCGGCGGATGTGCGCGCCGAGTGCGCGCGCCTGCTCGCCGAGGCTGCCGGTGAAAACGGCATCTGCGGCGGTCAGCAGCTAGATATGGAAGGTGAGGGCAAGGTCCTCACAAAAGAGGAACTGATGGATATCAACGACCGCAAAACGTCGGCGATGATCCACGCCGCATGCCTCATGGGCGTGACCTGCGGCGGCGGAAACGCGCAGCAGCGCGCGGCCGCGGCGCAGTATGCCAAGGCGCTTGGTCTGGCGTTTCAGATCCGCGATGACATGCTCGATGTCATCAGTACGGAGGCGGAACTCGGCAAGCCCATCGGCTCGGATGCGCGCGAGGGGAAGAACACCTTCATGGCGCTCTATGGTCTGGAGCGCTGCGGCGCCTATGTGCACGAGCTGTCCGAGCAAGCGGCAGCAGCTGTGGACAGTGTGTTTGCGGACAGCGCATTTTTGCAGCAGCTCGCCCGCTCGCTGGCAGATCGGAAAAACTGA
- a CDS encoding arginine repressor, with translation MKSTRQNIILQIIAEQEIETQNQLMDVLAQRGVPSTQATLSRDIKELHLTKTLAPSGKYRYAAPAADEFPGYDERLKKIFRECVTSYAEAQNIIVIKTLPGLASAACSALDSMRIDTLVGTLAGDDTAFLLMKDNTSADEFFHEIEKLL, from the coding sequence GTGAAATCCACCCGACAAAACATCATTTTGCAGATCATTGCAGAGCAGGAGATCGAGACGCAAAACCAGCTCATGGATGTGCTGGCGCAGCGCGGCGTTCCGAGCACGCAGGCGACGCTGTCGCGCGACATTAAGGAGCTGCACCTGACGAAGACGCTCGCGCCGAGCGGGAAATACCGTTACGCCGCACCGGCGGCGGACGAATTTCCCGGCTACGATGAGCGCCTGAAGAAAATTTTCCGGGAATGTGTGACGTCGTATGCCGAGGCGCAGAACATCATCGTCATCAAGACGCTGCCGGGCCTCGCCTCGGCTGCATGCTCCGCGCTCGACAGTATGCGCATCGACACGCTCGTCGGCACGCTTGCGGGCGACGACACGGCATTTCTGCTCATGAAGGACAATACGTCCGCCGATGAGTTTTTCCACGAGATCGAAAAGCTGCTTTGA
- the dxs gene encoding 1-deoxy-D-xylulose-5-phosphate synthase, with amino-acid sequence MSILERIHSPADLKALPAEEIPALCAELRSFLVENLAKTGGHLASNLGAVELTVAIDRVYSTEKDRLVFDVGHQSYVHKILTGRREAFSTLRQFGGIAGFPKPDESVHDAFVAGHASTSISVALGMARARTLTGADYDVIALIGDGALTGGLAYEGLSDAGQSGEPMVIVLNDNGMSINKNVGGMATLLSKQRVKPSYLHFKQFYRNTVGKARGLYKVLHHVKEHVKDLVLPNNMFDDMGFYYIGPVDGHDEQQLEKMLRWARDLRQPVLLHVVTQKGKGISYTEQAPEKYHGVSSFDPVTGALPAPKPDFSHVFGETLSQLADEDPTVVAITAAMQTGTGLTTFAERHPDRLYDVGIAEGHAITMASGMAKQGLKPVAAIYSSFLQRAYDMLIHDTSLQRLHLVLGVDRAGIVGNDGDTHNGCFDISYLSSVPYMRILCPASFAELRAMLRKAVLELSGPVALRYPRGGEGAYQDCHPEPVTVLREGNDLTILTYGIVINDVLQAADLLAQQGISAEVVKLAQVAPLELAPVLASLHKTGRLLAVEDVCAANCIGEQVLSAAGQAGMALKAARLLNLGNGIIPHGAPNVLKSAYGLDARAIAAAAQAMRSGEKEGNGV; translated from the coding sequence TTGAGTATATTAGAGCGAATCCATTCACCGGCCGACCTGAAGGCGCTGCCGGCGGAAGAAATTCCGGCACTGTGTGCGGAACTTCGTTCTTTTCTGGTCGAGAATCTTGCGAAAACCGGCGGGCATCTGGCGTCGAATCTCGGCGCAGTGGAGCTCACGGTTGCGATTGACCGGGTATATAGCACCGAAAAGGACCGACTCGTGTTCGACGTCGGTCATCAGAGCTATGTGCACAAGATCCTGACCGGACGGCGCGAAGCGTTTTCCACGCTGCGGCAGTTCGGCGGCATTGCCGGGTTTCCGAAGCCGGATGAGAGCGTGCACGATGCGTTTGTGGCCGGCCACGCCTCCACGTCGATCTCCGTCGCGCTGGGCATGGCCCGGGCGCGTACACTCACGGGGGCGGACTATGACGTCATCGCCCTCATCGGTGACGGCGCATTGACCGGCGGCCTGGCATACGAGGGCCTGTCGGATGCCGGGCAGAGCGGCGAGCCGATGGTCATCGTGCTCAATGATAACGGCATGTCCATCAACAAAAACGTCGGCGGCATGGCAACGCTGCTGTCCAAGCAGCGCGTGAAGCCGAGCTATCTGCACTTCAAGCAGTTTTACCGCAATACCGTCGGCAAGGCGCGCGGACTGTATAAGGTGCTGCACCATGTGAAGGAACATGTGAAGGATCTTGTCCTGCCGAACAACATGTTCGACGATATGGGCTTTTACTACATCGGTCCGGTGGACGGGCACGATGAGCAGCAGCTGGAAAAGATGCTGCGCTGGGCGCGTGACCTGCGCCAGCCGGTGCTGCTGCATGTGGTGACGCAAAAGGGTAAGGGCATCTCCTACACGGAGCAGGCGCCGGAGAAATACCACGGCGTCAGCTCGTTCGATCCCGTGACCGGGGCGCTGCCTGCGCCGAAGCCGGACTTTTCGCACGTGTTCGGCGAGACGCTCTCGCAGCTGGCGGATGAAGATCCGACGGTCGTCGCCATCACGGCGGCCATGCAGACCGGCACGGGCCTGACGACCTTTGCCGAGCGGCATCCGGATCGCCTCTACGATGTCGGCATCGCGGAAGGGCACGCGATCACGATGGCCAGCGGCATGGCCAAGCAGGGGCTCAAGCCCGTCGCGGCGATCTACTCGAGTTTTTTGCAGCGCGCGTATGATATGCTCATCCACGACACATCCCTGCAGCGGCTGCATCTGGTGCTCGGCGTCGACCGTGCCGGCATCGTCGGCAATGACGGCGATACGCACAACGGCTGCTTTGACATCAGTTATCTGAGCTCCGTGCCGTATATGCGCATCCTCTGCCCGGCAAGCTTCGCCGAGCTGCGCGCGATGCTGCGCAAAGCGGTGCTGGAGCTGAGCGGCCCAGTCGCCTTGCGCTATCCGCGCGGCGGCGAGGGCGCATATCAGGACTGCCATCCGGAACCGGTCACGGTTTTGCGTGAGGGCAATGATCTGACGATCCTGACCTACGGCATAGTCATCAACGATGTGCTGCAGGCGGCGGATCTGCTTGCGCAGCAGGGCATTTCGGCAGAAGTCGTCAAGCTGGCGCAGGTCGCGCCGCTGGAGTTGGCGCCGGTGCTTGCGTCCCTGCACAAGACGGGGCGTCTGCTGGCGGTCGAGGATGTGTGCGCTGCCAACTGTATCGGCGAGCAGGTGCTCTCTGCTGCCGGGCAGGCCGGTATGGCGCTGAAGGCCGCGCGGCTGCTCAATCTTGGCAATGGCATCATCCCGCACGGAGCGCCGAATGTGCTCAAATCGGCATACGGTCTGGATGCCCGGGCGATCGCTGCCGCTGCGCAGGCGATGCGCTCCGGCGAGAAAGAGGGGAACGGCGTATGA
- a CDS encoding C-GCAxxG-C-C family protein, which yields MSIQESAIAYHDNGFNCAQSVLAALQEETGLDESTAKRVAAGFGGGVRCGEICGSITGAVMAFGLAADQATATAMTKQMTQSFRAEFGCLRCQELVAKNGGKGHCAHMIAWGAQRAEEILAENKVKE from the coding sequence ATGAGTATTCAGGAATCCGCCATTGCTTATCACGACAACGGCTTTAACTGCGCGCAGAGCGTGCTCGCAGCGCTGCAGGAAGAGACCGGCCTGGACGAAAGCACGGCAAAGCGTGTCGCGGCCGGCTTCGGCGGCGGTGTGCGCTGCGGTGAGATCTGCGGCAGTATCACCGGCGCCGTGATGGCGTTCGGCCTTGCGGCCGATCAGGCGACTGCCACGGCCATGACCAAGCAGATGACGCAGAGCTTCCGCGCCGAGTTTGGCTGCCTGCGCTGCCAGGAGCTCGTGGCGAAAAACGGTGGCAAGGGCCACTGCGCCCATATGATTGCTTGGGGCGCACAGCGCGCCGAGGAGATCCTCGCAGAGAACAAAGTGAAAGAATAA
- a CDS encoding NAD(+)/NADH kinase, with protein MKHIVIAANPYRDSGLQKALTVYRMLTEHGHRVVMSPVFAPKAYLPGDVLVRPLEAAAHDAALIIVMGGDGTILHVAVTLRDHPIPIIGVNFGGKGFLAGLEDDELDMLLEIADGQYTVSRRMMLDVELVRNERIICTQSVLNDVVIHGGHVDCIGVTAYGDGVPITRFNGDGIIVATPTGSTAYSMSAGGPLVEPENENIIMTPICAHSLAGKSFVLAPGRQITIVPERIHDRPAILVADGGDSIALIRGDQIRIRRSDNYTLLADTGIRSFYETAFGKLTDRL; from the coding sequence ATGAAACACATCGTCATTGCGGCCAATCCATACCGGGACAGCGGCCTGCAAAAAGCGCTGACGGTTTACCGTATGCTCACGGAGCACGGCCATCGGGTGGTCATGTCACCGGTATTTGCGCCGAAGGCCTACCTGCCGGGAGATGTCCTGGTGCGGCCGCTGGAGGCCGCCGCGCACGATGCTGCGCTCATCATCGTCATGGGCGGCGATGGGACGATCCTGCATGTTGCAGTCACACTGCGTGACCATCCGATCCCAATCATCGGTGTGAATTTCGGCGGCAAGGGATTTCTGGCCGGCCTAGAGGACGACGAGCTGGATATGCTGCTCGAGATCGCGGATGGGCAGTATACGGTCAGCCGACGCATGATGCTCGATGTGGAGCTCGTGCGCAATGAGCGGATCATCTGCACGCAGTCGGTGCTCAACGACGTGGTCATCCACGGCGGTCATGTGGACTGCATCGGCGTGACCGCTTATGGCGACGGCGTGCCCATCACGCGCTTCAACGGCGACGGCATCATTGTCGCCACGCCGACTGGTTCCACGGCCTATTCCATGTCGGCCGGCGGCCCGCTCGTCGAGCCGGAAAACGAGAATATCATCATGACGCCCATCTGCGCGCACAGTCTGGCCGGAAAGTCCTTTGTGCTTGCGCCCGGGCGGCAGATCACGATCGTGCCGGAGCGCATTCATGACCGGCCGGCCATCCTCGTGGCGGACGGCGGCGACAGCATCGCGCTCATCCGCGGCGATCAGATCCGCATCCGCAGATCGGACAATTACACGCTGCTGGCCGATACCGGCATCCGCAGCTTTTATGAGACGGCTTTTGGCAAGCTGACAGACAGACTGTGA
- the recN gene encoding DNA repair protein RecN has protein sequence MLRELHIENVAVIERADLELGPGLNILTGETGAGKSILVDAMHAILGARASRELVRTGAEKAVVCATFDPDPCRDWCEENEIECDDELIIRRQITAEGKTSCRVCGVPVTTAQLRTLGALLLDIHGQNDGQHLLDEREHLRNLDRFGQLDPELARYREQYQAYQALCKERDTLSTYENEKELLTESLRRQIEELERAELKAGEEAELTERSDLLRNFEKLSEAVDQAYDLLAGRDDSAAALAGEALSEIERAANYAGELAPLPEAVKGAVFTLQDAAETLRDFRDGLDFSDEEFDRIETRLSLLRRLERKYNTDEAGLIDTLEAARTRLDQIEYAGDRLQKLESMIQKQAEQTRAAAAELTQARRTAAAALERQVERELRELSMPSVRFHVEITPLGGTPGFQSTGADNVRFLISANAGEALGRISKIASGGELSRIMLALKNVFAERDDVPSMVFDEVDAGVSGVAAQRVGEKLGKLSMVKQVICITHLPQIAAMADQHYLIEKREQDGRTRTTVQLLDSDGRQREIARLYGGDHITPLTLASAAEQLASADAYKQSLKKGEREP, from the coding sequence TTGCTGCGAGAACTGCATATTGAAAACGTCGCGGTCATCGAGCGGGCGGATCTGGAGCTCGGCCCCGGCCTGAACATCCTGACCGGCGAGACGGGCGCGGGCAAATCCATCCTTGTGGACGCCATGCACGCGATCCTCGGCGCGCGCGCCTCGCGCGAGCTCGTGCGCACCGGCGCCGAAAAGGCGGTCGTCTGCGCGACGTTCGATCCTGACCCGTGCCGGGACTGGTGCGAGGAAAACGAGATCGAGTGCGACGATGAGCTCATCATCCGCCGCCAGATCACGGCCGAGGGCAAGACGTCCTGCCGCGTCTGCGGCGTCCCGGTCACAACGGCGCAGCTGCGCACACTGGGCGCGCTGCTGCTCGATATCCACGGCCAGAACGACGGGCAGCACCTGCTCGATGAGCGGGAGCACCTGCGCAATCTGGACCGATTTGGCCAGTTAGACCCGGAGCTCGCGCGCTATCGCGAGCAGTACCAGGCCTATCAGGCGCTGTGCAAGGAGCGTGACACGCTCTCGACTTATGAAAATGAAAAAGAACTGCTGACCGAAAGCCTCCGCCGCCAGATCGAAGAGCTGGAGCGCGCGGAGCTCAAGGCCGGGGAAGAGGCGGAGCTCACGGAGCGCAGCGACCTGCTGCGCAACTTTGAAAAGCTCTCGGAAGCGGTCGATCAGGCGTATGACCTGCTGGCCGGCCGCGACGATTCCGCCGCTGCGCTGGCCGGAGAAGCCCTGTCGGAGATCGAGCGGGCCGCCAACTACGCGGGCGAGCTCGCGCCTTTGCCGGAGGCCGTCAAGGGCGCGGTCTTCACGCTGCAGGACGCGGCGGAGACGCTGCGCGACTTCCGCGACGGGCTGGATTTTTCCGACGAGGAATTTGACCGCATCGAAACGCGCCTGTCGCTGCTCCGGCGTCTGGAGCGGAAATACAATACGGATGAGGCGGGGCTGATCGACACGCTTGAAGCGGCCCGGACCCGGCTCGACCAGATCGAATACGCAGGCGACCGGCTGCAGAAGCTCGAATCGATGATCCAAAAGCAGGCGGAGCAGACGCGCGCAGCGGCGGCGGAACTGACGCAGGCGCGCCGGACTGCCGCCGCCGCGCTCGAGCGGCAGGTCGAGCGTGAACTGCGCGAGCTGTCCATGCCGTCCGTGCGCTTTCACGTGGAGATCACACCGCTCGGCGGTACGCCCGGATTTCAGAGTACAGGCGCGGACAATGTGCGTTTTTTGATCTCGGCAAATGCCGGAGAGGCGCTTGGGCGCATCAGTAAGATCGCTTCCGGCGGTGAGCTCTCGCGCATCATGCTGGCGCTCAAAAACGTGTTCGCTGAACGCGATGACGTGCCCTCCATGGTCTTTGACGAGGTGGATGCCGGTGTTTCCGGCGTGGCCGCTCAGCGTGTCGGTGAAAAGCTCGGTAAGCTCTCTATGGTCAAGCAGGTCATCTGCATCACGCATCTGCCGCAGATCGCGGCTATGGCCGATCAGCATTACCTGATCGAAAAACGCGAGCAGGACGGACGTACCCGCACGACGGTGCAGCTGCTCGACAGTGACGGCCGCCAGCGCGAGATCGCGCGGCTCTACGGAGGCGATCACATCACACCGCTGACACTGGCCAGCGCGGCAGAGCAGCTCGCTTCCGCCGATGCCTATAAACAATCGCTTAAGAAAGGTGAGAGAGAACCATGA